Proteins co-encoded in one Arachis hypogaea cultivar Tifrunner chromosome 11, arahy.Tifrunner.gnm2.J5K5, whole genome shotgun sequence genomic window:
- the LOC112723966 gene encoding phenylalanine N-monooxygenase CYP79D16, translating to MPSLQQHSRLPVLDTVSSEIMMATIDNPYNNIEWVLAEMLNQPKLLQKATEELDNVVGKERLVQESNIPKLNYIKACIREGFRLHPIVDFNIPHVSMEDTIVSNYFIPKGSHILIRRQGIGQNPKVWKDPLKFKPERHLKNDGSNLTLIDPNLETFTFSTGKRSCPALTLGSTMTIMLFARLVHGFTWTAPPNEHIIDLCECVGDTSKAKPLVALGKPRLSAEVYHKLDQKKNI from the exons ATGCCAAGCCTCCAGCAACACTCCAGGCTTCCTGTACTCGACACCGTTTCTTCG GAGATTATGATGGCAACAATAGATAATCCATACAACAACATTGAATGGGTGCTGGCTGAAATGTTAAATCAACCAAAGCTACTTCAGAAGGCTACCGAGGAATTAGACAATGTTGTGGGAAAAGAAAGGCTAGTGCAAGAATCAAATATTCCAAAACTCAATTATATAAAGGCATGTATAAGAGAAGGTTTTCGACTTCACCCAATCGTTGACTTCAACATTCCTCATGTCTCCATGGAAGACACCATAGTTTCTAATTACTTCATTCCAAAGGGAAGTCATATCCTCATTAGGAGACAGGGTATTGGCCAAAATCCAAAAGTTTGGAAAGACCCATTAAAATTCAAACCTGAAAGACATTTGAAGAATGATGGATCTAACTTAACTTTAATTGACCCTAATTTAGAGACTTTCACATTTAGCACCGGAAAACGTAGTTGTCCTGCGCTTACACTTGGTTCTACAATGACTATTATGTTATTTGCAAGGTTGGTGCATGGATTCACTTGGACTGCACCACCCAATGAACATATCATTGATCTTTGTGAATGTGTAGGTGATACTTCAAAAGCTAAGCCACTTGTAGCATTGGGAAAACCAAGGTTATCTGCAGAGGTTTATCACAAATTGGATCAAAAGAAAAATATCTGA
- the LOC112723967 gene encoding isoleucine N-monooxygenase 2-like, producing the protein MEFGPTLLLMLFCIIIPLFNKLLKLNDSTKKSKKPRLPPGPKPWPIVGNIPQMLANKPTLRWIQNIMNDLNTEIACIRLGNVHVIPVTSPSIARQILMKQDAIFASRPLSWSSKFVSSGYLATTLTPFGEQWKKMKRVIVEELISPQRHQWLHDKRVQEADNLVLYVYNQIKNGSGLVDLRHVGQHYGGNLIRRLLFNKRYFGNGREDGGPGAEELEYVEAQFMVVRHIYAFSVSDYLPFLWGFDFEGHKKILKKATNTLRKYHDPIIEERICQWRNGTRTHQEDWLDVLISLKDANNNPFLTLQEIKSQIMEIAVGTMDNPYNNVEWVLSEIINQPEILQKAIEELDKVVGKKRLVQESDIPKLNYVKACLREGFRLHPINDFNIPHVSMKDTIVANYFIPKGSHILIRRQGIGQNPRVWNEPLKFKPERHLKKDGYDLTLTESNLELFIFGTGRRSCPAITLGTTVIVMLFARLVHGFTWIAPPNEPSINLSELEKDTTKVKPLVALGKPRLPLEVYHQIN; encoded by the exons ATGGAATTTGGTCCTACCTTGTTGCTCATGCTATTTTGCATTATTATACCTCTCTTCAACAAACTCCTTAAACTCAATGACTCAACAAAGAAATCAAAGAAGCCTAGGCTCCCACCAGGTCCCAAACCATGGCCTATAGTTGGTAACATCCCTCAAATGCTTGCAAACAAACCCACTCTTAGATGGATACAAAACATCATGAATGATCTCAACACCGAAATCGCATGCATCCGTCTAGGCAATGTCCATGTTATCCCAGTGACAAGTCCTTCCATTGCACGCCAAATTTTAATGAAACAAGATGCAATCTTCGCATCAAGACCATTGAGTTGGTCAAGTAAATTTGTCTCATCGGGATACCTAGCCACAACTCTAACACCCTTTGGAGAACAATGGAAGAAAATGAAGAGAGTCATAGTTGAGGAATTGATTTCGCCACAAAGGCATCAATGGCTGCATGACAAAAGGGTGCAAGAAGCCGATAACCTTGTTCTCTATGTGTATAACCAAATCAAGAATGGTAGTGGCCTAGTGGATTTGAGGCATGTAGGGCAACACTATGGTGGAAACTTGATTAGAAGGTTGCTCTTCAATAAGAGGTACTTTGGTAATGGTAGAGAAGATGGGGGTCCTGGTGCTGAGGAATTGGAGTATGTTGAAGCACAGTTCATGGTGGTAAGGCATATTTATGCATTTTCTGTTTCTGATTATCTTCCGTTCTTGTGGGGGTTTGATTTTGAAGGTCATAAGAAAATATTGAAGAAAGCTACTAATACCCTAAGGAAGTACCATGATCCCATCATTGAAGAAAGGATTTGTCAATGGAGGAATGGGACCAGGACACATCAAGAGGATTGGCTTGATGTTCTTATCTCATTGAAAGATGCTAACAACAATCCATTTTTGACTCTCCAGGAAATCAAAAGTCAAATCATG GAAATTGCAGTTGGAACAATGGACAATCCATATAATAATGTTGAATGGGTACTTTCTGAAATAATTAATCAACCAGAGATACTTCAAAAGGCTATTGAAGAATTAGATAAAGTGGTAGGAAAGAAGAGGTTAGTACAAGAATCAGATATTCCAAAGCTCAACTATGTGAAGGCATGTTTGAGAGAAGGTTTTCGTCTTCACCCAATTAATGACTTTAATATTCCTCATGTTTCAATGAAAGACACAATTGTTGCCAATTACTTCATCCCAAAGGGTAGCCATATTCTTATTAGGAGGCAAGGTATTGGCCAAAATCCAAGAGTTTGGAATGAACCATTGAAGTTCAAACCTGAAAGACATTTGAAGAAAGATGGATATGATTTGACTTTGACTGAGTCAAATCTAGAGTTGTTCATATTCGGCACTGGAAGACGAAGTTGTCCTGCAATCACACTTGGGACTACAGTGATTGTTATGCTCTTTGCAAGGTTGGTTCATGGATTCACTTGGATTGCACCTCCCAATGAACCAAGCATTAATCTTTCTGAACTTGAAAAGGATACCACAAAAGTTAAGCCACTAGTTGCACTGGGAAAACCAAGACTACCACTGGAAGTTTATCATCAAATCAATTAA